In one Podarcis muralis chromosome 7, rPodMur119.hap1.1, whole genome shotgun sequence genomic region, the following are encoded:
- the PRDM2 gene encoding PR domain zinc finger protein 2 isoform X2: MKKSQEAKNKGKKAADKKQKTVLDLTSADMKEPKEGHKQEDETPSVSAVLSLEQTAVIQEMVNQDTLPNLVIPSPVSGPHPVPEDKPEAVTCGSNVLEEEPEEDGEDPEEDTGEEEEEEEEEDEEDEPEEEEEDVSFPKGSPDMEPMPICEDKLESVEEQSSISEDSPESSPKKKAVAKFPKARDESNGNLHGTFMFPCQHCERKFTTKQGLERHMHIHISAISHAFKCRYCGKAFGTQINRRRHERRHEAGPKRKPFPVLASAQLSEGSAKNQTIPEDGIKDETNSRQDLVAAETEKVSLEMPNPVLFEESKGPKELHPCKYCRKVFGTHTNMRRHQRRVHERHLIPKGVRRKPEEPQFPAEKTQQSSNVYVASTDLEEEGEADDVYIMDVSSNISENLNYYIDGKIQSNSSTSNCEVIEVESSSTELYGINCLLSPVTVEISPSVKATSVHLTDVPKESTVSGSTEPKKRRTASPPLLPKIKTEMDPEPITSLCSLTIPLTISAADNLPFPKEKNIYLSSKLKQLLQTQDGSKVAPSPPSSSSSSSTEIPKLGLTATSSPLLPAASSRFKRRTSSPPSSPQHSPALRDFGKAGEAKPVWNDATLGSKIAKLESHSNSPVWSLSGREEKETMSPLCLEEYKVSKDWTPSPPFGNVCNQQPLDLSSSMKQRSNCKNRTQAPWESVLDLSVHKKACSDSEAKESNSAPPACSGVKKKPTTSMLQKVLLNEYNGTDSSSENPAAETNPSLGACKTEEHPEPESRASLPVPVVESGSLCPSPETPLQPSSTASSSQVPPLLTPTNSPSPPPCPPMLKVPTPPPPLLPTVPSPLPEEPTSITPSSCPSPLSNTTAQSPLPILSPTVSTSPVPSVGPLSCPSPGPPNLSSSSSSFSSSSSSPLSSSSPSPPPLSVVSSVLSPGDNLENSVPIISFKQEEVESECQKPREDPHSSSEANTIQETFNKSFVCNVCESPFLSIKDLTKHSSVHAEEWPFKCEFCVQLFREKTDLSEHRFLLHGVENIFVCSVCKKEFAFLCNLQQHQRDLHPDKECTHHEFESGTLRPQNFTDPSKAKTEHMQLLPENSSEPSKEEEEEEELNDSSEELYTTIKIMASGVKSKDPDVRMGLNQHYPSFKPPPFQYHHRNPNGIGATATNFTTHNIPQTFTTAIRCTKCGKSVDNMPELHKHILACASASDKKRYTPKKNPVPLKQTVHPKNGVILPSPTSNAFRRVGQPKRLNFSVEVGRMSSNKLKISALKKKNQLVQKAILQKKKSQQKAELRNSTAEPSTHICPYCNREFTYIGSLNKHASYSCPKKPISPSSKKNSKKKSGASSSSGDKASNRRRTADAEIKMQSTQAHLGKTRARSSGPLPLQLPSASFKLKQNIKFVPPVKSKKPSSLSAARNASPVRMSKMIPGEGKKVKGVAKSSSPGLSSKASRKLHVRIQRSKVALASKSAVANKKKADRFSMKSRERVGGPVTRSVQQASSSDAPESSKREETSTRQELKDFRNLL; the protein is encoded by the exons ATG aaaAAATCCCAAGAGGctaaaaacaaaggaaagaaagcagCCGATAAAAAGCAGAAAACTGTTTTGGATTTAACTTCTGCCGACATGAAGGAGCCTAAGGAAG gCCATAAACAGGAGGATGAAACTCCCTCTGTTTCAGCAGTGCTGTCCCTGGAGCAGACAGCTGTGATCCAGGAGATGGTAAATCAAGACACACTTCCAAACTTGGTTATCCCCAGTCCGGTCAGTGGGCCCCATCCGGTGCCTGAAGACAAACCGGAAGCAGTAACATGTGGCTCGAATGTTTTAGAGGAGGAGCCAGAAGAGGATGGGGAGGACCCTGAGGAGGATacaggggaggaagaagaggaggaggaggaggaagatgaagaggatgaacctgaggaggaagaggaagatgtcAGCTTCCCTAAAGGAAGTCCTGACATGGAACCCATGCCCATATGTGAAGACAAGCTGGAATCTGTGGAAGAGCAGAGCAGCATATCTGAAGACTCGCCAGAAAGCTCCCCCAAGAAAAAGGCTGTGGCGAAATTCCCCAAAGCAAGAGATGAATCTAATGGGAATCTCCACGGTACGTTCATGTTTCCATGTCAGCATTGTGAAAGGAAATTTACCACAAAGCAGGGTCTCGAACGCCATATGCATATCCACATCTCGGCGATCAGTCATGCTTTCAAATGCCGCTATTGCGGCAAAGCTTTTGGCACCCAGATTAACCGGCGGAGGCACGAGCGGCGCCATGAGGCCGGACCGAAAAGGAAGCCCTTCCCAGTCCTGGCTTCGGCCCAGCTGTCGGAAGGCAGCGCCAAGAACCAAACAATTCCTGAAGATGGTATTAAAGACGAAACAAACAGCAGGCAGGacttagtagctgcagagactgagaaaGTTTCTCTCGAAATGCCAAATCCTGTTCTCTTTGAAGAGAGCAAGGGACCCAAAGAACTGCACCCGTGCAAATATTGCAGGAAGGTTTTTGGCACCCACACCAATATGCGAAGGCACCAGCGAAGGGTCCATGAGCGCCATCTCATCCCCAAAGGTGTCAGGAGAAAACCTGAGGAGCCCCAGTTTCCAGCAGAGAAAACCCAGCAGTCCTCAAATGTGTACGTAGCAAGCACAGACCTCgaagaggagggagaagcagATGATGTGTACATTATGGATGTTTCCAGCAATATATCTGAAAATCTCAATTATTACATTGATGGTAAGATTCAGTCCAACAGTAGCACAAGCAATTGTGAAGTGATAGAGGTGGAATCCAGCTCGACAGAACTGTATGGAATAAACTGTTTACTTAGTCCAGTGACGGTGGAAATATCCCCAAGTGTAAAGGCTACATCAGTGCACCTAACTGACGTACCGAAAGAGTCAACAGTCAGTGGAAGCACCGAACCCAAAAAGAGGAGGACCGCAAGTCCTCCTCTTCTGCCTAAGATAAAAACCGAAATGGATCCAGAACCAATCACATCATTGTGTTCCTTGACTATTCCTCTTACTATATCAGCAGCCGATAACTTGCCTTTCCCCAaagagaaaaatatttatttatcatcAAAGCTGAAACAGCTTCTCCAGACACAGGATGGGAGTAAGGTAGCACCGTCtcccccatcatcatcatcatcgtcctCAACCGAAATCCCAAAACTGGGACTCACAGCTACATCTTCGCCTCTTCTGCCCGCCGCCTCCAGCAGGTTCAAACGAAGGACCAGTTCCCCTCCCAGTTCACCGCAACACAGCCCAGCTCTACGAGACTTTGGCAAAGCAGGGGAGGCGAAACCTGTTTGGAATGACGCGACTCTGGGCTCAAAGATTGCCAAGCTAGAGAGTCATAGCAATTCTCCTGTATGGAGTTTGTctgggagagaagaaaaagagacaatgaGCCCTCTTTGCTTGGAAGAGTATAAAGTATCAAAGGACTGGACGCCAAGTCCTCCATTTGGCAATGTGTGCAACCAGCAGCCTTTGGACTTATCCAGTAGCATGAAGCAAAGGTCCAACTGCAAGAACAGGACTCAGGCTCCCTGGGAATCGGTGTTAGATCTCAGTGTCCATAAAAAGGCATGCAGTGACTCTGAAGCCAAGGAGAGTAACTCGGCACCACCAGCATGTAGTGGTGTCAAGAAGAAGCCAACCACATCCATGCTGCAGAAAGTGCTTCTGAATGAATATAACGGGACTGATTCGTCATCTGAAAACCCTGCAGCTGAAACGAACCCAAGCCTGGGTGCCTGCAAAACAGAAGAGCATCCAGAGCCAGAGTCCAGGGCTAGCCTCCCTGTTCCAGTGGTCGAGTCAGGTTCCCTGTGCCCTTCTCCTGAGACACCTTTACAGCCATCATCTACTGCATCTTCAAGTCAGGTGCCACCTCTCCTGACTCCAACAaactctccttcccctccacctTGCCCTCCTATGTTAAAGGTTCCCactccaccaccacctctcctGCCTACTGTTCCCTCTCCGCTCCCAGAGGAACCCACAAGCATCACTCCAAGTTCATGTCCTTCTCCCTTATCAAATACCACTGCTCAGTCCCCTCTTCCAATCCTTTCCCCTACAGTCTCAACGTCTCCTGTTCCTTCAGTAGGACCTCTTAGTTGTCCTTCCCCTGGACCTCCcaacctctcttcctcctcctcgtccttttcttcctcctcttcttcgccACTGTCATCctcatctccttctccacctccacTCTCAGTAGTCTCTTCTGTCCTTTCCCCTGGCGATAACCTAGAAAACTCAGTCCCTATTATCTCTTTTAAGCAAGAAGAGGTGGAGAGTGAGTGTCAAAAGCCAAGGGAAGACCCACACAGTTCCAGTGAAGCTAATACCATCCAGGAGACGTTTAATAAGAGCTTTGTGTGCAATGTTTGTGAGTCCCCTTTTCTTTCCATTAAAGATCTCACCAAACATTCATCTGTTCATGCTGAAGAATGGCCCTTCAAATGTGAGTTCTGTGTCCAACTCTTCCGAGAGAAAACGGATTTGTCAGAACACCGCTTCTTGCTCCATGGCGTTGAGAACATCTTTGTGTGCTCCGTCTGCAAGAAAGAATTTGCTTTTCTATGCAATTTGCAGCAGCACCAGCGGGACCTCCACCCGGACAAAGAGTGCACACACCACGAGTTTGAAAGCGGGACTCTCCGGCCGCAGAACTTCACAGATCCCAGTAAGGCTAAGACTGAACACATGCAGCTCCTGCCTGAAAACTCCTCCGAACCTtctaaggaggaagaagaagaggaagaactgAATGACTCCTCTGAAGAGCTTTATACAACTATCAAAATAATGGCTTCTGGAGTCAAGTCAAAAGATCCAGATGTCCGCATGGGCCTCAATCAGCACTACCCAAGTTTTAAGCCCCCTCCATTCCAGTATCACCACCGCAATCCTAACGGGATTGGAGCCACTGCCACAAATTTCACAACCCACAATATCCCACAGACCTTCACCACTGCCATTCGCTGCACAAAGTGTGGGAAGAGTGTAGACAACATGCCTGAATTGCACAAGCACATCTTGGCTTGCGCTTCCGCCAGCGACAAAAAACGGTATACACCGAAGAAGAACCCCGTGCCGTTAAAACAGACCGTTCACCCTAAAAATGGTGTCATCCTCCCCAGCCCCACGAGCAACGCGTTCAGGCGCGTGGGCCAGCCTAAGAGGCTCAACTTTAGCGTCGAGGTGGGCCGGATGTCCTCTAACAAGCTCAAAATCAGTGCATTAAAGAAGAAAAACCAGCTTGTCCAGAAAGCCATTTTGCAAAAGAAGAAATCTCAGCAGAAGGCAGAGTTGAGGAACAGCACAGCGGAGCCCAGCACTCACATCTGCCCTTATTGCAACCGGGAATTCACCTACATTGGGAGTCTGAACAAGCATGCTTCCTACAGCTGTCCCAAAAAGCCTATTTCCCCTTCCTCTAAGAAGAACtctaaaaagaaaagtggggcaTCCTCTTCCAGTGGTGATAAAGCTAGCAATCGGCGGCGGACAGCAGACGCCGAGATCAAAATGCAAAGCACGCAGGCTCACCTAGGCAAGACGCGAGCCCGGAGCTCTGGACCCCTGCCCCTGCAGCTGCCATCTGCGTCCTTCAAACTGAAACAAAACATCAAATTTGTGCCACCCGTTAAATCCAAAAAGCCGAGCAGCTTGTCGGCAGCAAGGAACGCCAGCCCCGTAAGGATGTCCAAGATGATTCCAGGAGAGGGCAAGAAAGTGAAAGGCGTGGCCAAGAGCAGCTCCCCCGGACTCTCGAGCAAAGCGTCCCGCAAGTTGCATGTCAGGATACAGAGGAGCAAAGTGGCCTTGGCCAGCAAGTCAGCTGTGGCAAACAAGAAAAAGGCGGACAGATTCAGCATGAAGTCGAGGGAGAGGGTTGGCGGCCCTGTCACCCGGAGCGTGCAGCAGGCAAGCAGCTCCGATGCCCCAGAGAGCAGCAAGAGGGAAGAAACCAGCACACGGCAAGAGCTGAAAGATTTCAG GAACCTCCTGTGA
- the PRDM2 gene encoding PR domain zinc finger protein 2 isoform X3, with protein sequence MKEPKEGHKQEDETPSVSAVLSLEQTAVIQEMVNQDTLPNLVIPSPVSGPHPVPEDKPEAVTCGSNVLEEEPEEDGEDPEEDTGEEEEEEEEEDEEDEPEEEEEDVSFPKGSPDMEPMPICEDKLESVEEQSSISEDSPESSPKKKAVAKFPKARDESNGNLHGTFMFPCQHCERKFTTKQGLERHMHIHISAISHAFKCRYCGKAFGTQINRRRHERRHEAGPKRKPFPVLASAQLSEGSAKNQTIPEDGIKDETNSRQDLVAAETEKVSLEMPNPVLFEESKGPKELHPCKYCRKVFGTHTNMRRHQRRVHERHLIPKGVRRKPEEPQFPAEKTQQSSNVYVASTDLEEEGEADDVYIMDVSSNISENLNYYIDGKIQSNSSTSNCEVIEVESSSTELYGINCLLSPVTVEISPSVKATSVHLTDVPKESTVSGSTEPKKRRTASPPLLPKIKTEMDPEPITSLCSLTIPLTISAADNLPFPKEKNIYLSSKLKQLLQTQDGSKVAPSPPSSSSSSSTEIPKLGLTATSSPLLPAASSRFKRRTSSPPSSPQHSPALRDFGKAGEAKPVWNDATLGSKIAKLESHSNSPVWSLSGREEKETMSPLCLEEYKVSKDWTPSPPFGNVCNQQPLDLSSSMKQRSNCKNRTQAPWESVLDLSVHKKACSDSEAKESNSAPPACSGVKKKPTTSMLQKVLLNEYNGTDSSSENPAAETNPSLGACKTEEHPEPESRASLPVPVVESGSLCPSPETPLQPSSTASSSQVPPLLTPTNSPSPPPCPPMLKVPTPPPPLLPTVPSPLPEEPTSITPSSCPSPLSNTTAQSPLPILSPTVSTSPVPSVGPLSCPSPGPPNLSSSSSSFSSSSSSPLSSSSPSPPPLSVVSSVLSPGDNLENSVPIISFKQEEVESECQKPREDPHSSSEANTIQETFNKSFVCNVCESPFLSIKDLTKHSSVHAEEWPFKCEFCVQLFREKTDLSEHRFLLHGVENIFVCSVCKKEFAFLCNLQQHQRDLHPDKECTHHEFESGTLRPQNFTDPSKAKTEHMQLLPENSSEPSKEEEEEEELNDSSEELYTTIKIMASGVKSKDPDVRMGLNQHYPSFKPPPFQYHHRNPNGIGATATNFTTHNIPQTFTTAIRCTKCGKSVDNMPELHKHILACASASDKKRYTPKKNPVPLKQTVHPKNGVILPSPTSNAFRRVGQPKRLNFSVEVGRMSSNKLKISALKKKNQLVQKAILQKKKSQQKAELRNSTAEPSTHICPYCNREFTYIGSLNKHASYSCPKKPISPSSKKNSKKKSGASSSSGDKASNRRRTADAEIKMQSTQAHLGKTRARSSGPLPLQLPSASFKLKQNIKFVPPVKSKKPSSLSAARNASPVRMSKMIPGEGKKVKGVAKSSSPGLSSKASRKLHVRIQRSKVALASKSAVANKKKADRFSMKSRERVGGPVTRSVQQASSSDAPESSKREETSTRQELKDFRNLL encoded by the exons ATGAAGGAGCCTAAGGAAG gCCATAAACAGGAGGATGAAACTCCCTCTGTTTCAGCAGTGCTGTCCCTGGAGCAGACAGCTGTGATCCAGGAGATGGTAAATCAAGACACACTTCCAAACTTGGTTATCCCCAGTCCGGTCAGTGGGCCCCATCCGGTGCCTGAAGACAAACCGGAAGCAGTAACATGTGGCTCGAATGTTTTAGAGGAGGAGCCAGAAGAGGATGGGGAGGACCCTGAGGAGGATacaggggaggaagaagaggaggaggaggaggaagatgaagaggatgaacctgaggaggaagaggaagatgtcAGCTTCCCTAAAGGAAGTCCTGACATGGAACCCATGCCCATATGTGAAGACAAGCTGGAATCTGTGGAAGAGCAGAGCAGCATATCTGAAGACTCGCCAGAAAGCTCCCCCAAGAAAAAGGCTGTGGCGAAATTCCCCAAAGCAAGAGATGAATCTAATGGGAATCTCCACGGTACGTTCATGTTTCCATGTCAGCATTGTGAAAGGAAATTTACCACAAAGCAGGGTCTCGAACGCCATATGCATATCCACATCTCGGCGATCAGTCATGCTTTCAAATGCCGCTATTGCGGCAAAGCTTTTGGCACCCAGATTAACCGGCGGAGGCACGAGCGGCGCCATGAGGCCGGACCGAAAAGGAAGCCCTTCCCAGTCCTGGCTTCGGCCCAGCTGTCGGAAGGCAGCGCCAAGAACCAAACAATTCCTGAAGATGGTATTAAAGACGAAACAAACAGCAGGCAGGacttagtagctgcagagactgagaaaGTTTCTCTCGAAATGCCAAATCCTGTTCTCTTTGAAGAGAGCAAGGGACCCAAAGAACTGCACCCGTGCAAATATTGCAGGAAGGTTTTTGGCACCCACACCAATATGCGAAGGCACCAGCGAAGGGTCCATGAGCGCCATCTCATCCCCAAAGGTGTCAGGAGAAAACCTGAGGAGCCCCAGTTTCCAGCAGAGAAAACCCAGCAGTCCTCAAATGTGTACGTAGCAAGCACAGACCTCgaagaggagggagaagcagATGATGTGTACATTATGGATGTTTCCAGCAATATATCTGAAAATCTCAATTATTACATTGATGGTAAGATTCAGTCCAACAGTAGCACAAGCAATTGTGAAGTGATAGAGGTGGAATCCAGCTCGACAGAACTGTATGGAATAAACTGTTTACTTAGTCCAGTGACGGTGGAAATATCCCCAAGTGTAAAGGCTACATCAGTGCACCTAACTGACGTACCGAAAGAGTCAACAGTCAGTGGAAGCACCGAACCCAAAAAGAGGAGGACCGCAAGTCCTCCTCTTCTGCCTAAGATAAAAACCGAAATGGATCCAGAACCAATCACATCATTGTGTTCCTTGACTATTCCTCTTACTATATCAGCAGCCGATAACTTGCCTTTCCCCAaagagaaaaatatttatttatcatcAAAGCTGAAACAGCTTCTCCAGACACAGGATGGGAGTAAGGTAGCACCGTCtcccccatcatcatcatcatcgtcctCAACCGAAATCCCAAAACTGGGACTCACAGCTACATCTTCGCCTCTTCTGCCCGCCGCCTCCAGCAGGTTCAAACGAAGGACCAGTTCCCCTCCCAGTTCACCGCAACACAGCCCAGCTCTACGAGACTTTGGCAAAGCAGGGGAGGCGAAACCTGTTTGGAATGACGCGACTCTGGGCTCAAAGATTGCCAAGCTAGAGAGTCATAGCAATTCTCCTGTATGGAGTTTGTctgggagagaagaaaaagagacaatgaGCCCTCTTTGCTTGGAAGAGTATAAAGTATCAAAGGACTGGACGCCAAGTCCTCCATTTGGCAATGTGTGCAACCAGCAGCCTTTGGACTTATCCAGTAGCATGAAGCAAAGGTCCAACTGCAAGAACAGGACTCAGGCTCCCTGGGAATCGGTGTTAGATCTCAGTGTCCATAAAAAGGCATGCAGTGACTCTGAAGCCAAGGAGAGTAACTCGGCACCACCAGCATGTAGTGGTGTCAAGAAGAAGCCAACCACATCCATGCTGCAGAAAGTGCTTCTGAATGAATATAACGGGACTGATTCGTCATCTGAAAACCCTGCAGCTGAAACGAACCCAAGCCTGGGTGCCTGCAAAACAGAAGAGCATCCAGAGCCAGAGTCCAGGGCTAGCCTCCCTGTTCCAGTGGTCGAGTCAGGTTCCCTGTGCCCTTCTCCTGAGACACCTTTACAGCCATCATCTACTGCATCTTCAAGTCAGGTGCCACCTCTCCTGACTCCAACAaactctccttcccctccacctTGCCCTCCTATGTTAAAGGTTCCCactccaccaccacctctcctGCCTACTGTTCCCTCTCCGCTCCCAGAGGAACCCACAAGCATCACTCCAAGTTCATGTCCTTCTCCCTTATCAAATACCACTGCTCAGTCCCCTCTTCCAATCCTTTCCCCTACAGTCTCAACGTCTCCTGTTCCTTCAGTAGGACCTCTTAGTTGTCCTTCCCCTGGACCTCCcaacctctcttcctcctcctcgtccttttcttcctcctcttcttcgccACTGTCATCctcatctccttctccacctccacTCTCAGTAGTCTCTTCTGTCCTTTCCCCTGGCGATAACCTAGAAAACTCAGTCCCTATTATCTCTTTTAAGCAAGAAGAGGTGGAGAGTGAGTGTCAAAAGCCAAGGGAAGACCCACACAGTTCCAGTGAAGCTAATACCATCCAGGAGACGTTTAATAAGAGCTTTGTGTGCAATGTTTGTGAGTCCCCTTTTCTTTCCATTAAAGATCTCACCAAACATTCATCTGTTCATGCTGAAGAATGGCCCTTCAAATGTGAGTTCTGTGTCCAACTCTTCCGAGAGAAAACGGATTTGTCAGAACACCGCTTCTTGCTCCATGGCGTTGAGAACATCTTTGTGTGCTCCGTCTGCAAGAAAGAATTTGCTTTTCTATGCAATTTGCAGCAGCACCAGCGGGACCTCCACCCGGACAAAGAGTGCACACACCACGAGTTTGAAAGCGGGACTCTCCGGCCGCAGAACTTCACAGATCCCAGTAAGGCTAAGACTGAACACATGCAGCTCCTGCCTGAAAACTCCTCCGAACCTtctaaggaggaagaagaagaggaagaactgAATGACTCCTCTGAAGAGCTTTATACAACTATCAAAATAATGGCTTCTGGAGTCAAGTCAAAAGATCCAGATGTCCGCATGGGCCTCAATCAGCACTACCCAAGTTTTAAGCCCCCTCCATTCCAGTATCACCACCGCAATCCTAACGGGATTGGAGCCACTGCCACAAATTTCACAACCCACAATATCCCACAGACCTTCACCACTGCCATTCGCTGCACAAAGTGTGGGAAGAGTGTAGACAACATGCCTGAATTGCACAAGCACATCTTGGCTTGCGCTTCCGCCAGCGACAAAAAACGGTATACACCGAAGAAGAACCCCGTGCCGTTAAAACAGACCGTTCACCCTAAAAATGGTGTCATCCTCCCCAGCCCCACGAGCAACGCGTTCAGGCGCGTGGGCCAGCCTAAGAGGCTCAACTTTAGCGTCGAGGTGGGCCGGATGTCCTCTAACAAGCTCAAAATCAGTGCATTAAAGAAGAAAAACCAGCTTGTCCAGAAAGCCATTTTGCAAAAGAAGAAATCTCAGCAGAAGGCAGAGTTGAGGAACAGCACAGCGGAGCCCAGCACTCACATCTGCCCTTATTGCAACCGGGAATTCACCTACATTGGGAGTCTGAACAAGCATGCTTCCTACAGCTGTCCCAAAAAGCCTATTTCCCCTTCCTCTAAGAAGAACtctaaaaagaaaagtggggcaTCCTCTTCCAGTGGTGATAAAGCTAGCAATCGGCGGCGGACAGCAGACGCCGAGATCAAAATGCAAAGCACGCAGGCTCACCTAGGCAAGACGCGAGCCCGGAGCTCTGGACCCCTGCCCCTGCAGCTGCCATCTGCGTCCTTCAAACTGAAACAAAACATCAAATTTGTGCCACCCGTTAAATCCAAAAAGCCGAGCAGCTTGTCGGCAGCAAGGAACGCCAGCCCCGTAAGGATGTCCAAGATGATTCCAGGAGAGGGCAAGAAAGTGAAAGGCGTGGCCAAGAGCAGCTCCCCCGGACTCTCGAGCAAAGCGTCCCGCAAGTTGCATGTCAGGATACAGAGGAGCAAAGTGGCCTTGGCCAGCAAGTCAGCTGTGGCAAACAAGAAAAAGGCGGACAGATTCAGCATGAAGTCGAGGGAGAGGGTTGGCGGCCCTGTCACCCGGAGCGTGCAGCAGGCAAGCAGCTCCGATGCCCCAGAGAGCAGCAAGAGGGAAGAAACCAGCACACGGCAAGAGCTGAAAGATTTCAG GAACCTCCTGTGA